A window from Shewanella livingstonensis encodes these proteins:
- a CDS encoding TonB-dependent receptor, producing MGTKPTKIALLLSAVFSVVSANAIAADPATTSSSAITMDETIVVIGRTAANPLNIAANVNVIDAADIQMSGATNLTDLLRGQSGIQVSDNNSGTVFSMRGFSASQAANNTLILVDGRRLNNIDISAPSIESIPINLIERVEILSGSAGVLYGDQAVGGVINIITKAPTETGGGLQVSGGSFDTYEAKGDISGAINNAWRYFLAASYKDSDNYRDNNESETGSILGRLQYQTDTEDFYVEVNYFDNDRQAPGALTLAQYEADPRQVAAFSAGEYTHEMTTALRSGYQYQLNNIWALGADLTYSDTLTTSILFGGAGRIERDLLSFSPKATADYHLEHGDLNFVAGVDVSKGEADFDTLYTQRNNEQTQKSAYVQASVPITPTLSYVVGGRYSEVTDDLYDQLLYPNRVEIDNDAHAFELGFNYRPSSENRFYVRANDNFRFAKVDEQAYTPLAVQGLDPQTGRSYEAGWDFTTATQTLKINAYQLELEDEIVYEGGRTDGPYGGGANVNADESRRFGVSTAYDVQLSIDWLLGASYDYIDAEFTQGENDGKALSWVAKHSGKAFVSYDFSDGWQAYVEGVYTGERYMEGDNSNTGDKLDSYVLTNLALNYTYSGWNGSLRVDNLLDEDYVGTGYYSAYGSGYYSGTGRSIRLTAGYRF from the coding sequence ATGGGTACTAAACCAACAAAAATCGCACTGCTATTAAGTGCTGTCTTCAGTGTAGTCAGTGCTAATGCTATCGCGGCTGATCCCGCTACTACATCCTCTTCGGCAATCACCATGGATGAAACCATTGTGGTTATTGGCCGTACTGCTGCTAACCCTTTAAATATTGCTGCCAATGTTAATGTTATTGATGCTGCTGATATTCAAATGAGTGGGGCCACCAATTTAACCGATTTATTACGTGGACAGTCTGGTATTCAGGTGTCGGATAATAACTCGGGCACTGTATTTTCTATGCGTGGTTTTTCTGCATCACAAGCGGCTAATAATACACTTATTTTAGTTGATGGACGCAGACTGAATAATATTGATATTTCAGCGCCAAGCATTGAATCTATCCCAATTAATTTAATTGAGCGAGTTGAGATTTTATCAGGTAGCGCAGGGGTGTTGTATGGTGACCAAGCTGTTGGCGGTGTGATTAATATCATTACCAAAGCACCGACTGAAACCGGCGGAGGTTTACAAGTCAGTGGTGGCAGTTTTGATACCTACGAAGCTAAAGGTGATATTTCAGGTGCTATCAACAACGCATGGCGTTATTTTCTAGCGGCAAGCTATAAAGACAGTGATAATTATCGCGATAATAATGAGAGTGAAACAGGCTCTATTTTAGGTCGCTTACAGTATCAAACTGATACCGAAGACTTTTATGTAGAAGTTAATTATTTTGATAATGATCGTCAAGCGCCTGGCGCGCTAACGTTAGCGCAATACGAAGCCGACCCTCGCCAAGTTGCGGCTTTTTCTGCGGGTGAATACACTCATGAAATGACCACAGCACTGCGCAGTGGTTACCAATACCAGCTGAATAATATTTGGGCCTTAGGCGCAGATTTAACTTATTCAGACACATTAACCACGAGTATATTGTTTGGTGGTGCAGGGCGTATTGAGCGGGATCTATTAAGTTTTTCACCTAAAGCCACAGCTGACTACCATTTAGAACATGGCGATTTAAATTTTGTTGCCGGTGTTGATGTGAGTAAAGGTGAAGCAGATTTCGATACGCTTTATACGCAACGAAATAATGAACAGACACAAAAGAGCGCCTATGTGCAAGCATCAGTGCCTATTACGCCTACTTTATCTTATGTTGTTGGTGGTCGATACTCAGAAGTGACTGACGATTTATATGACCAATTACTTTATCCTAACCGTGTTGAAATCGATAATGATGCCCATGCATTTGAGTTAGGCTTTAATTATCGTCCAAGCAGTGAAAATCGCTTTTATGTCCGCGCAAATGATAACTTTCGCTTTGCAAAAGTAGATGAGCAAGCATATACGCCATTGGCAGTACAAGGTTTAGACCCACAAACTGGCCGTTCTTACGAAGCCGGTTGGGACTTTACTACCGCCACTCAAACCTTAAAAATTAATGCTTATCAACTAGAGTTAGAAGATGAGATTGTTTACGAAGGCGGTCGTACAGATGGACCTTATGGTGGTGGCGCTAACGTTAATGCCGACGAATCTCGTCGCTTTGGTGTGAGCACAGCTTATGATGTACAGTTATCGATCGATTGGTTATTAGGTGCTTCGTACGACTATATTGATGCAGAATTCACTCAAGGCGAAAATGACGGTAAAGCCTTATCTTGGGTAGCTAAACATTCAGGTAAAGCCTTTGTCAGTTACGATTTTTCTGATGGCTGGCAAGCGTATGTTGAAGGTGTTTACACCGGCGAGCGCTATATGGAAGGCGATAACAGCAATACCGGTGATAAGTTAGACAGTTACGTGCTAACAAACCTTGCGTTAAACTATACTTATTCAGGTTGGAATGGCAGTTTACGTGTAGATAATTTGCTTGACGAAGATTATGTCGGCACGGGTTATTACTCTGCCTATGGTAGCGGTTATTATTCAGGTACTGGTCGTTCAATTAGGCTAACAGCCGGTTATCGTTTCTAG
- a CDS encoding HDOD domain-containing protein — translation MTNLEQQVLTQVQAIIGNEEQVIGRRGILIPLKKALISEADIRVVIDTVSADPALAAHLLLRSNTAQAAGVISAKSRSVKDALIRLGQVNIYRYAFSFYLKERLDELSEPYKKLVQGYWALNEKIATDCIALLREENDIGVGTKIDADEMQTLALFSVFGQVIALTAFAYLNAELSRPVSLKVLKSLIDKQQQQLSLEAFSSLGLDEDLREEFLIAHNLRQTQNPDSPGLVLRRVLSKRGLLINPL, via the coding sequence ATGACTAATCTTGAGCAACAAGTTCTGACTCAAGTTCAAGCTATTATTGGCAATGAAGAACAGGTCATTGGTCGTCGTGGCATATTAATTCCATTGAAAAAGGCTTTAATTAGCGAAGCTGATATTAGAGTTGTTATCGATACTGTGTCGGCTGATCCTGCGCTTGCTGCTCATTTGTTGTTGCGCAGTAATACCGCGCAAGCTGCAGGCGTAATATCGGCTAAAAGCCGCAGTGTTAAAGATGCTTTAATCCGTTTAGGCCAAGTAAACATTTACCGCTATGCGTTCTCGTTTTACCTTAAAGAAAGACTTGATGAGCTTTCTGAACCTTACAAAAAACTCGTTCAAGGCTATTGGGCTTTAAATGAAAAGATTGCGACGGATTGTATAGCGCTGTTGCGTGAAGAGAATGATATTGGTGTAGGGACTAAAATTGATGCAGATGAGATGCAAACATTAGCGCTGTTTAGTGTGTTTGGTCAGGTCATTGCGTTAACGGCTTTTGCTTATTTAAACGCTGAACTCTCTCGTCCAGTATCATTAAAAGTACTGAAGTCACTTATTGATAAGCAACAGCAACAGTTATCACTTGAGGCATTTTCGTCACTAGGACTAGATGAAGATTTACGCGAAGAATTTTTGATTGCACATAATTTACGTCAAACACAAAACCCTGATTCCCCAGGACTTGTGCTTCGACGCGTGCTATCTAAGCGAGGTTTATTAATCAACCCGTTGTAG
- a CDS encoding LysR family transcriptional regulator has translation MIELRHLRTLMALKESGSLAGAAKKRFVTQSALSHQIKELETRINSTIFVRKSKPLTFTHEGSRLLNLAEEILPKVIATESDLKRGLEGESQQLKLGIECHSCFRWLMPVIEQFKQHAPAAQIDISSRHLFDSLNALETGSLDIVLTSDPVPGHRVAYQHLFDFEVKLVVSNDNTLAAQAFVTPAQLAKQTLISYPVPLARLDIYKHFLEPAGIEPGEQKQCDLTSMLLQRVACNDGVATLPTWSIRESQGLSITAVKLGSEGLKRPLFGAYRRDATNANLIQKWLELVASEGINLQRVD, from the coding sequence ATGATAGAGCTTAGACACCTTCGCACCTTGATGGCGTTAAAAGAAAGTGGCAGTTTAGCGGGTGCAGCTAAAAAACGATTTGTAACTCAGTCGGCGCTTTCTCACCAAATAAAAGAGTTAGAGACACGGATTAACTCAACTATTTTTGTACGTAAAAGTAAACCACTCACTTTTACTCATGAAGGTTCGCGTCTGCTAAATTTAGCAGAAGAAATCTTACCGAAAGTGATTGCTACCGAGTCGGATCTTAAACGCGGTTTAGAAGGTGAAAGCCAACAACTAAAGCTGGGCATTGAATGCCACAGTTGTTTTCGTTGGTTAATGCCCGTTATTGAACAATTTAAACAACACGCGCCAGCAGCGCAAATTGATATTTCAAGTCGGCATTTATTTGATTCGCTCAATGCCTTAGAGACGGGGAGCTTAGACATAGTGCTAACATCAGACCCAGTGCCAGGACACCGTGTCGCTTATCAACACCTATTTGATTTTGAAGTTAAATTAGTCGTTTCCAATGATAATACATTAGCAGCGCAAGCGTTTGTCACACCAGCACAATTGGCCAAACAAACCTTAATTAGCTACCCAGTGCCATTAGCTCGTTTAGACATTTATAAGCACTTTTTAGAACCTGCAGGTATTGAACCTGGCGAGCAAAAGCAATGCGATTTAACCTCAATGCTGTTACAACGCGTAGCCTGTAATGACGGCGTAGCAACCCTACCTACCTGGTCTATTCGAGAGAGTCAGGGGCTCAGTATTACTGCAGTTAAATTAGGATCGGAAGGTCTGAAACGTCCATTATTTGGGGCTTATCGTCGCGACGCCACTAATGCAAATTTAATCCAAAAGTGGCTCGAACTGGTAGCGAGTGAAGGCATAAATCTACAACGGGTTGATTAA
- a CDS encoding dodecin, whose protein sequence is MSHTYKVIELVGSSPISSDEAVKNAIAQANKSLQHLRWFQVVETRGHLEEGLVAHWQVTIKVGFTLDI, encoded by the coding sequence ATGAGCCACACTTATAAAGTGATTGAACTGGTTGGGTCATCACCGATTAGTTCAGATGAAGCGGTCAAAAACGCGATTGCCCAAGCCAATAAAAGTTTACAACATTTACGCTGGTTTCAAGTTGTGGAAACCCGAGGTCATTTAGAAGAAGGTTTAGTGGCTCACTGGCAAGTAACCATTAAAGTAGGGTTTACTTTAGATATCTAA
- the queG gene encoding tRNA epoxyqueuosine(34) reductase QueG — MTTTTPALTPDPITDLETHLTKPCPLTVAQLDVLNRQIKQWGKELGFAHIGVADIDLSQHEAGLQDWLDKGYHGEMNYMANHGMMRARPNELHPGTLRVICARMDYLPPDAGFASNLTDPNLGYISRYAGGRDYHKMIRQRLKKLGDKITEHCQTLGFDDTDFRPFVDSAPILERPLADKAGLGWTGKHSLILHPDAGSWFFLGELLINLPLPLDIPIEEGCNTCVACIKSCPTDAIVAPYVVDARRCISYLTIELQGAIPEEFRPLIGNRIYGCDDCQLVCPVNAKAPLTQETDFHTRSVLIQPDLLSLFAWSESQFLSQTEGSAIRRIGHKRWLRNIAIALGNAPANPAIISALERRKDSQEIDDMVLEHIDWALLQQTQKAPLETLSRKTQRVIRSIQKGLPRDA, encoded by the coding sequence ATGACAACAACAACCCCTGCATTAACTCCAGATCCTATTACCGATTTAGAGACCCATCTAACCAAGCCCTGTCCATTGACAGTGGCTCAGCTTGACGTGCTCAATAGGCAAATTAAGCAATGGGGTAAAGAACTTGGTTTTGCTCATATTGGGGTTGCTGATATCGACTTAAGCCAGCACGAAGCCGGACTGCAAGATTGGTTAGATAAAGGTTACCACGGCGAGATGAACTACATGGCCAACCATGGAATGATGCGCGCCAGGCCCAATGAGTTACATCCTGGCACTTTAAGGGTCATATGCGCGCGCATGGACTATCTGCCGCCCGATGCTGGCTTTGCCAGTAATTTAACTGATCCCAATCTGGGCTACATTTCTCGCTATGCTGGCGGACGCGATTACCACAAAATGATCCGCCAAAGGCTCAAAAAACTGGGTGATAAAATTACCGAGCATTGTCAAACACTTGGATTTGATGACACTGACTTTAGGCCTTTTGTTGATTCTGCACCGATATTAGAGCGCCCTTTAGCCGATAAAGCTGGACTAGGTTGGACAGGCAAGCATTCACTGATTTTACACCCTGATGCAGGCAGTTGGTTCTTTTTAGGTGAGTTATTAATCAACCTACCACTACCGTTAGATATCCCTATAGAAGAAGGCTGTAACACTTGTGTTGCATGTATAAAATCGTGCCCAACAGATGCGATTGTAGCGCCTTATGTAGTTGATGCAAGACGTTGTATTTCTTATTTAACCATTGAGTTACAGGGCGCTATTCCAGAAGAATTTCGACCATTAATAGGCAATCGTATTTATGGTTGTGATGATTGCCAGCTCGTGTGTCCTGTTAATGCAAAAGCACCACTGACTCAAGAGACGGACTTTCATACTCGTAGTGTATTGATTCAACCCGATTTGCTAAGTTTATTTGCCTGGTCGGAAAGCCAATTTTTAAGCCAAACAGAAGGCAGTGCAATTCGCCGAATTGGCCACAAACGTTGGTTACGTAATATTGCCATTGCATTAGGTAATGCCCCAGCTAACCCCGCGATTATTAGCGCTTTAGAACGTAGAAAAGACAGCCAAGAAATAGATGATATGGTGCTTGAACATATTGACTGGGCCTTGCTGCAGCAAACACAAAAAGCGCCACTAGAGACGCTTTCACGCAAAACTCAACGCGTTATCCGCTCCATACAAAAAGGCTTACCAAGGGATGCTTAA
- a CDS encoding tetratricopeptide repeat-containing diguanylate cyclase: MKKKLNFYFFIAIFIAIYFLPISVFAAYYDNVKADAIYKKIDLADYVDQIEGEKLLNEFKRIIAADDDIRQKLYVRLYCWNQPSTTDSELASAIKYAQQQLLIYSVPYPSAIHTDLLLCLGYYKQFSGQLDEALDDLSNAINNAYELEDPRLIADGRSIRGSMLSYQGNYSSALEDLITSQQLYENLNLTYWANDNLSELAASYRRFGDADTALKYQIKLEQVYLKANLLMEADSINNQIAFSLLELGRIDESTARFRQSLTFWKTQQDSVSIADAKTNIAGNLIKLNKIDEALVLLKQAEKELPASYDGPHSSLMLYLAQVYLAKNEFDKALEYSQLASIDFNRGGNQRGENENIYIKSDIYQAKGDIDNALKTLQKFIKIHMSLDKQNMSDRNSEMQARFDTNKIKTENEWLIQRDKDKEQQLQILQRNENMQIIIIILVAIILMIVSVFAYKQVVRKQLFRRLALTDELTKLANRRDTYSQGNYFLKSSQQSAKPFSIISFDADHFKIVNDTLGHDMGDKVLVKLAAISASMMRDTDVVGRVGGEEFLILLPNIDKTKAIEIANRLVDTIAKYDWSQISPRLHQTISAGVASYTNEVELSPLLLKADKALYCAKAAGRNCVKAE, from the coding sequence TTGAAAAAAAAATTAAATTTTTACTTCTTTATTGCCATTTTTATCGCAATATATTTTTTGCCCATATCTGTTTTTGCTGCTTATTATGATAACGTAAAAGCTGATGCCATCTATAAAAAGATTGATTTAGCGGATTATGTTGACCAAATAGAAGGCGAAAAACTACTTAACGAATTTAAGCGGATCATTGCTGCTGACGATGATATCCGTCAAAAACTCTATGTCCGTTTATATTGCTGGAACCAACCTTCTACTACAGATAGTGAACTTGCCAGCGCCATTAAGTATGCTCAACAACAACTGCTAATATATTCAGTACCCTATCCATCAGCAATTCATACTGATTTATTATTATGTTTAGGTTATTACAAACAGTTTTCAGGTCAATTAGACGAAGCTCTTGACGATCTTTCTAATGCAATAAATAACGCATACGAACTTGAAGATCCTCGACTTATCGCTGACGGCCGAAGCATTCGTGGATCTATGCTGTCGTACCAAGGTAACTATTCCTCTGCATTAGAAGATTTAATTACATCACAACAATTGTATGAAAACCTTAATTTAACTTATTGGGCCAATGATAATTTAAGCGAACTAGCTGCAAGTTATCGACGTTTTGGTGATGCTGACACAGCCCTTAAATACCAAATAAAACTTGAACAAGTGTATCTTAAGGCCAATCTATTAATGGAAGCCGATAGCATCAATAATCAGATTGCATTTTCACTTTTAGAGCTTGGACGTATCGATGAATCTACAGCTCGATTTAGACAATCTCTCACATTTTGGAAAACTCAACAGGATAGCGTTTCGATTGCCGATGCTAAAACGAATATTGCAGGAAATCTGATAAAGCTGAACAAAATAGATGAAGCATTAGTGCTGTTAAAGCAGGCAGAAAAAGAACTACCAGCGAGCTATGATGGGCCGCATAGTTCGTTAATGCTATACCTAGCACAAGTGTATTTAGCTAAAAATGAATTTGATAAAGCACTTGAATATAGTCAGCTTGCATCAATTGACTTTAACCGTGGTGGCAATCAACGCGGTGAAAATGAAAACATCTATATAAAAAGCGATATCTACCAAGCCAAAGGTGATATAGACAATGCATTAAAAACATTGCAAAAATTTATCAAAATACACATGTCTCTTGATAAGCAAAATATGTCTGATCGCAACTCAGAAATGCAAGCTCGTTTTGATACCAATAAGATTAAAACCGAAAACGAATGGCTAATACAACGCGACAAAGATAAAGAGCAACAATTACAGATTTTACAGCGTAATGAAAACATGCAAATAATAATTATTATTTTAGTAGCCATCATCTTAATGATCGTATCTGTATTTGCTTACAAGCAAGTCGTGCGAAAACAACTATTTAGACGTTTAGCCCTAACCGATGAACTGACTAAATTAGCCAATAGGCGTGACACCTATTCTCAAGGTAACTATTTCCTAAAATCATCGCAACAATCGGCTAAACCTTTTTCAATCATCTCTTTTGATGCTGACCACTTTAAAATAGTTAACGACACACTCGGTCATGATATGGGCGATAAAGTACTGGTAAAACTCGCAGCGATTAGCGCTAGCATGATGCGCGATACCGATGTTGTTGGTCGTGTGGGTGGTGAAGAGTTTTTAATTTTATTACCTAACATCGATAAAACCAAAGCGATTGAAATTGCCAACCGCCTAGTCGATACCATCGCAAAATATGATTGGTCACAAATATCGCCAAGATTACATCAAACCATCAGTGCGGGCGTGGCAAGTTACACTAATGAAGTCGAGTTATCACCATTATTGCTAAAAGCCGACAAAGCGCTCTATTGTGCCAAAGCTGCTGGCCGAAATTGTGTCAAAGCCGAATAA
- a CDS encoding DUF3069 domain-containing protein — translation MKKVDLQYLEVAKQVSYNVANKVLPMDKLPETLQQAYEGLFKELIEDNANAFTHAWDALPASAQKLMTKAEFHGFYIANAWMQLSRVAQEIADSADSEEEMNNNEYDGVFGRLAEQSLKECLRKLKKARTDRPLLNSFRLVMSA, via the coding sequence ATGAAAAAAGTTGATTTGCAGTACCTCGAAGTAGCAAAGCAAGTTTCGTATAACGTAGCAAACAAAGTGCTGCCGATGGACAAGTTACCAGAAACATTGCAACAAGCTTATGAAGGCTTGTTTAAAGAACTTATTGAAGACAATGCGAATGCGTTTACCCATGCTTGGGATGCATTACCAGCTAGTGCACAAAAGTTGATGACTAAAGCTGAGTTTCATGGTTTTTATATTGCCAATGCATGGATGCAGTTAAGCCGAGTTGCACAAGAAATTGCTGACAGTGCAGATTCTGAAGAAGAGATGAATAATAACGAATATGATGGTGTATTCGGTCGCTTAGCGGAGCAGTCGTTGAAAGAGTGTTTACGTAAGCTTAAAAAAGCCCGTACTGATCGCCCACTGCTAAATAGCTTTAGACTCGTCATGTCTGCCTAA